The proteins below come from a single Amphiura filiformis unplaced genomic scaffold, Afil_fr2py scaffold_50, whole genome shotgun sequence genomic window:
- the LOC140144354 gene encoding peptidyl-tRNA hydrolase 2, mitochondrial-like has protein sequence MSKFNDILTPMTVNVLVSLAAGSLMGWLLRGKFSRQQALQAAAIAAETAETESHVMGELGEYKLILVVRNDLKMGKGKVAAQCSHASVSCYKQIAKKNPDMLKQWEFYGQPKVVTKVQDEESLLQLAQKARELGLVTSIIQDAGRTQIAPGSKTVLGVGPGPAALVDRVTGELKLY, from the exons ATGTCGAAATTTAATGATATTTTGACTCCAATGACGGTGAATGTGTTGGTCAGTTTAGCTGCGGGGTCATTAATGGGATGGCTTTTGAGGGGTAAATTTAGCCGTCAGCAAGCTCTACAAGCAGCAGCAATTGCAGCAGAAACAGCG GAAACAGAATCACATGTAATGGGGGAGCTAGGGGAGTACAAATTAATCTTGGTAGTAAGGAATGACTTGAAAATGGGCAAAGGCAAAGTGGCAGCACAG TGCAGTCATGCGTCAGTATCTTGTTATAAACAGATAGCTAAGAAAAATCCTGACATGCTAAAACAATGGGAGTTCTATGGCCAACCAAAGGTAGTCACCAAAGTACAGGATGAAGAATCACT ACTTCAACTGGCACAGAAGGCAAGAGAATTGGGATTAGTGACTTCAATTATCCAGGATGCGGGAAGAACACAAATAGCTCCAGGATCCAAGACAGTATTAGGTGTCGGACCAG GTCCTGCAGCACTAGTAGATCGAGTTACAGGAGAATTGAAACTGTACTGA